One region of Indicator indicator isolate 239-I01 chromosome 35, UM_Iind_1.1, whole genome shotgun sequence genomic DNA includes:
- the LHFPL5 gene encoding LHFPL tetraspan subfamily member 5 protein — MTKLLPAQEAARIYHTNYVRNARAMGVLWALFTLCFSILLVVTFIQPYWIGDSIDTPQAGYFGLFSYCIGNALTGELICKGSPLDFGTIPSSAFKTAMFFVGISTFLIIGSIFCFSLFFFCNAATVYKVCAWMQLAAATGLMIGCLIYPDGWDSTEVRRLCGDKTDKYTLGACTVRWAYILCIIGILDALILSFLAFVLGNRQDNLLPSDFKVENKGKGAGAEL, encoded by the exons ATGACCAAGCTGCTGCCGGCGCAGGAGGCGGCTCGGATCTACCACACGAACTATGTGAGGAACGCACGGGCCATGGGGGTGCTGTGGGCCCTCTTCACCCTCTGCTTCTCCATCCTGTTGGTGGTAACCTTCATCCAGCCCTACTGGATCGGGGACAGTATCGACACACCGCAGGCCGGTTACTTCGGTCTCTTCTCCTATTGCATCGGCAATGCGCTCACCGGGGAGCTCATCTGCAAGGGCAGCCCCCTGGATTTTGGCACCATCCCGTCCAGCGCCTTCAAAACTGCCATGTTTTTCGTTGGCATCTCTACTTTCCTCATCATCGGCTCCATCTtctgcttcagcctcttctttttctgcaaCGCAGCCACCGTCTATAAAGTCTGTGCCTGgatgcagctggcagctg CTACCGGGCTGATGATCGGCTGCCTGATCTACCCTGATGGCTGGGATTCGACAGAGGTTCGGCGCCTTTGTGGGGACAAGACGGACAAGTACACACTGGGTGCCTGCACCGTGCGCTGGGCCTACATCCTCTGCATCATCGGCATCCTTGACGCCCTCATCCTCTCCTTCCTGGCCTTTGTGTTGGGGAACAGGCAGGACAATCTCCTGCCATCTGACTTTAAAGTGGAAAATAAAGgtaaaggagctggggctgagctctga
- the LOC128978052 gene encoding colipase-like, with the protein MAKVLLSCLLLALLLLAPALPAPHERGLIFNLDIGELCLQSAQCKSRCCHRSSALSLARCAPKAAETQECSPKSFYGIYYKCPCESGLSCDADKTIVGSITNSDFGVCKDPQEGL; encoded by the exons ATGGCCAaggtgctgctctcctgcctgctgctggccctgctgctcctggccccagccctgcctgccccacatGAGCGAGGGCTCATCTTCAACTTG GACATTGGggagctgtgcctgcagagTGCCCAGTGCAAGAGTCGCTGCTGCCACCGGAGCAGTGCCCTGAGCCTGGCTCGTTGTGCGCCGAAGGCAGCTGAGACCCAAGAGTGCTCCCCAAAG AGCTTCTATGGGATCTACTACAAGTGTCCCTGCGAGAGCGGCTTGAGCTGTGACGCTGATAAGACCATCGTTGGCTCCATCACCAACAGTGACTTTGGCGTCTGCAAGGACCCCCAGGAAGGGTTGTGA